The proteins below come from a single Mya arenaria isolate MELC-2E11 chromosome 8, ASM2691426v1 genomic window:
- the LOC128244890 gene encoding dehydrogenase/reductase SDR family member 4-like isoform X1 yields MGKFTGKVAIVTASSDGIGLSIAERLATEGAAVMVSSRKQANVDKAVGDLRKKGLKVAGIVCHVAKPDHRTRLIEKTVAEFGGLDLLVSNAAVNPIFGPILNATEDAWEKIFDVNVKATFFLIKEAVPYMEKRGGGSVVIVSSQAGYSPSEMMGPYSISKTALLGMTKALVPQLSASNIRVNCIAPGVVITRFSEMLWKNEFSASVRDQVPLKRFARSEECAGVVSFLLSDDASYVTGETVTITGGMPNRL; encoded by the exons atggGAAAATTTACTGGGAAAGTTGCCATTGTAACAGCTTCGTCAGACgg AATAGGTCTGTCCATAGCGGAGCGGCTGGCAACGGAAGGAGCGGCTGTTATGGTGAGCAGCCGGAAACAGGCGAATGTGGACAAAGCGGTCGGCGACCTCCGGAAGAAGGGTCTAAAGGTTGCTGGCATCGTCTGCCATGTGGCCAAACCGGATCACAGAACAAGACTCATTGAAAAG ACAGTGGCAGAATTCGGAGGACTGGATCTGCTTGTTTCAAATGCAGCCGTCAATCCCATATTTGGCCCGATTCTAAAT GCGACAGAGGATGCCTGGGAAAAGATATTTGACGTAAATGTAAAGGCCACCTTCTTTCTCATCAAGGAGGCGGTCCCGTACATGGAAAAACGAGg GGGCGGTTCAGTAGTCATAGTGTCCTCGCAGGCTGGCTATAGCCCCTCAGAG ATGATGGGTCCCTACTCCATCAGCAAGACCGCCCTGCTCGGCATGACGAAGGCCCTGGTCCCGCAGCTCTCTGCATCCAACATCCGGGTCAATTGTATCGCTCCCGGGGTCGTTATCACGCGATTTAGCGAGATG TTGTGGAAGAACGAATTTTCGGCATCAGTCAGAGACCAGGTACCGCTAAAAAG GTTCGCGCGGTCAGAAGAATGTGCGGGTGTTGTCTCCTTCCTGCTCTCCGACGACGCCTCGTACGTCACTGGCGAAACTGTCACCATCACCGGCGGCATGCCTAACCGGCTATGA
- the LOC128244890 gene encoding dehydrogenase/reductase SDR family member 4-like isoform X2 encodes MVSSRKQANVDKAVGDLRKKGLKVAGIVCHVAKPDHRTRLIEKTVAEFGGLDLLVSNAAVNPIFGPILNATEDAWEKIFDVNVKATFFLIKEAVPYMEKRGGGSVVIVSSQAGYSPSEMMGPYSISKTALLGMTKALVPQLSASNIRVNCIAPGVVITRFSEMLWKNEFSASVRDQVPLKRFARSEECAGVVSFLLSDDASYVTGETVTITGGMPNRL; translated from the exons ATGGTGAGCAGCCGGAAACAGGCGAATGTGGACAAAGCGGTCGGCGACCTCCGGAAGAAGGGTCTAAAGGTTGCTGGCATCGTCTGCCATGTGGCCAAACCGGATCACAGAACAAGACTCATTGAAAAG ACAGTGGCAGAATTCGGAGGACTGGATCTGCTTGTTTCAAATGCAGCCGTCAATCCCATATTTGGCCCGATTCTAAAT GCGACAGAGGATGCCTGGGAAAAGATATTTGACGTAAATGTAAAGGCCACCTTCTTTCTCATCAAGGAGGCGGTCCCGTACATGGAAAAACGAGg GGGCGGTTCAGTAGTCATAGTGTCCTCGCAGGCTGGCTATAGCCCCTCAGAG ATGATGGGTCCCTACTCCATCAGCAAGACCGCCCTGCTCGGCATGACGAAGGCCCTGGTCCCGCAGCTCTCTGCATCCAACATCCGGGTCAATTGTATCGCTCCCGGGGTCGTTATCACGCGATTTAGCGAGATG TTGTGGAAGAACGAATTTTCGGCATCAGTCAGAGACCAGGTACCGCTAAAAAG GTTCGCGCGGTCAGAAGAATGTGCGGGTGTTGTCTCCTTCCTGCTCTCCGACGACGCCTCGTACGTCACTGGCGAAACTGTCACCATCACCGGCGGCATGCCTAACCGGCTATGA